Proteins from a genomic interval of Heteronotia binoei isolate CCM8104 ecotype False Entrance Well chromosome 7, APGP_CSIRO_Hbin_v1, whole genome shotgun sequence:
- the NPBWR1 gene encoding neuropeptides B/W receptor type 1 — MDNFSSQSEPNVSCPEVDVGCHGTGHWWQNMSAPQLIPKFYIAVPIIYSVICAVGLTGNSAVIYVILKAPKMKTVTNIFILNLAIADELFTLVLPINIADYLLLQWPFGEFMCKLIISIDQYNTFSSIYFLTVMSIDRYLVVVATIKSKKMSYRTYRAAKLVSVCVWFFVTVIILPFSIFAKIHTEEGRSQCVFVFPNPEGFWWKVSRLYTLVVGFAIPVSTICILYSVMLYKLRHMHLHSNAKALDKAKKKVTIMVLIILAVCLFCWTPYHLSTVVALTAEIPQTPLIIGISYFITTLSYANSCLNPFLYAFLDNTFRKSFRKLIECGTSS, encoded by the coding sequence ATGGATAATttttcctctcaatctgaacccaaTGTTTCCTGCCCTGAGGTGGATGTTGGTTGCCATGGCACAGGACATTGGTGGCAGAACATGTCAGCTCCACAACTGATCCCCAAGTTCTACATCGCTGTGCCCATCATTTACTCTGTTATCTGTGCTGTAGGACTCACTGGCAACTCTGCTGTCATTTATGTCATCCTAAAAGCTCCCAAAATGAAGACAGTGACCAACATTTTCATCCTAAATCTGGCTATTGCTGATGAGCTCTTTACTTTGGTTCTTCCCATCAACATAGCGGACTATCTGCTGCTTCAGTGGCCTTTTGGTGAATTCATGTGCAAACTGATTATCTCCATAGACCAATACAACACATTTTCAAGCATTTATTTTCTAACTGTCATGAGCATTGATCGATATCTGGTGGTGGTTGCCACTATCAAATCAAAGAAAATGTCCTATCGCACATACAGGGCTGCAAAGTTGGTGAGTGTGTGCGTTTGGTTTTTTGTCACAGTAATTATCTTGCCCTTCAGTATCTTTGCCAAGATACATACCGAAGAGGGGAGATCCCAGTGTGTATTTGTCTTTCCCAATCCAGAGGGCTTCTGGTGGAAAGTGAGCCGGCTCTATACCCTGGTTGTGGGTTTTGCCATTCCAGTGTCCACCATTTGCATCCTGTACAGTGTCATGCTTTACAAACTAAGGCACATGCATCTCCACAGCAATGCTAAGGCCTTGGATAAAGCCAAGAAGAAAGTGACCATAATGGTGCTGATAATCTTGGCTGTATGCCTGTTTTGCTGGACCCCCTATCATCTCAGCACTGTAGTAGCCCTCACCGCAGAAATCCCGCAAACCCCTCTGATAATTGGGATCTCCTATTTCATCACCACCCTGAGTTATGCTAACAGTTGCCTCAATCCATTCCTTTATGCTTTTTTAGACAATACTTTCCGGAAGAGTTTTCGCAAGTTGATTGAATGTGGGACTTCCTCATAA